From Calonectris borealis chromosome 9, bCalBor7.hap1.2, whole genome shotgun sequence, one genomic window encodes:
- the LXN gene encoding latexin has translation MELPPSHHRAGRAAALAAGYVCYRRGGPGRGLALRTVRRAGRQDIDDVGHKYHLELVLEDVLDKDSTVNCTAEVLYHLGNKNIAPDVQFTIEGELKNTDEADNMFYNRIKSLEKELVAENIPDSHGNVSPEMEPIHLLAWVASGYVIWQNSTENTKFQLAQIKHVKQVKRSDEYLEFDYMILLHEMVSQEIIPWQMTVLWHPQHGVQVTQDSRQPKHASE, from the exons ATGGAGCTGCCGCCGAGCCACCAccgcgccggccgggcggcggcgctggccgcCGGCTACGTCTGCTACcggcgggggggccccgggcgcggcctGGCGCTGCGGACCGTCCGCCGCGCCGGCAGGCAG GATATCGATGACGTTGGGCATAAGTACCATCTGGAATTGGTGTTAGAAGACGTCCTTGACAAA GACAGTACTGTTAACTGCACTGCTGAGGTTCTTTATCATCTGGGCAACAAAAACATTGCTCCAGATGTGCAATTCACGATTGAAGGAGAACTTAAGAACACAGACGAAGCTGATAACATGTTCTACAATCGAATCAAGAGCCTGGAAAAAGAGCTTGTGGCAGAAAATATACCAG ACAGCCATGGCAACGTGTCCCCAGAAATGGAGCCCATCCACCTGCTAGCGTGGGTCGCCTCTGGCTATGTGATATGGCAGAACTCAACTGAAAACACTAAGTTCCAGCTTGCCCAAATTAAACATGTGAAGCAAGTG AAAAGAAGTGATGAATATCTTGAATTTGACTACATGATTCTACTTCACGAAATGGTGTCCCAG GAGATCATTCCCTGGCAAATGACAGTTCTCTGGCACCCACAGCATGGTGTTCAAGTAACACAGGACAGCCGTCAGCCAAAACATGCATCAGAATAA